From one Pseudomonas fluorescens genomic stretch:
- a CDS encoding AsmA family protein yields the protein MTRPAKIITWTLASLLLVLAVLVIVIATFDWNRVKPTLNAKVSEALHRPFAINGNLTVRWQREPEQGGWRAWLPWPHFIAEDLTLGNPDWLKEPQMVGLKRVEFRLAPLPLLLQQIVIPRIDLNQPTASLKRLADGRANWTFDFGPKDEQAEPSKWVLDIGAIGFDKGQVSLDDQTLKTRMDMLIDPLGKPIPFSDIVGKASAQKVGAAQDYAFGLKVKGRYKGQALAGTGKIGGLLALQDASQPFPLQADMAIGDTRIAVAGTLTDPRNLGALDLRLRLSGASLGNLYPLTGVTLPDSPPYATDGHLSAKLHEPGGAVFRYEGFNGKIGDSDIHGDLAFVASQPRPKLTGKLVSNQLLFKDLAPLIGADSNAQQKARGGASKQPAGKVLPVEAFRTERWRTMDADVTFSGKRIVHSAELPFTDLSSHFVLDDGVLRLEPLRFGIAGGKLDAQVRLDGRSVPLQGRAQLSARNFKLKQLFPTFEPMKTSFGELNGDADLSGRGNSVAALLATANGDLKMLINDGAISRGLMEIAGLNVGNYVVGKLFGDKEVKINCAAADFGIKDGLATTRVFVFDTENAIIYIDGTANFASEQLDLKINPESKGVRLFSLRSPLYVRGPFAKPSAGVQALPLALRGAGMVALGVVAGPAAGLLALIAPSGDVPNQCTPLLEQMKAGKAPRAVKAG from the coding sequence ATGACGCGCCCCGCTAAAATCATCACCTGGACCCTCGCCAGCCTGCTGCTGGTGCTGGCTGTACTGGTGATCGTCATCGCCACCTTCGACTGGAACCGGGTCAAGCCCACCCTCAATGCCAAGGTCTCCGAAGCGTTGCACCGGCCCTTCGCCATCAATGGCAACCTGACGGTGCGCTGGCAGCGCGAACCGGAGCAGGGTGGCTGGCGCGCCTGGCTGCCGTGGCCGCACTTCATTGCCGAAGACCTGACCCTGGGCAACCCCGACTGGCTCAAGGAGCCGCAGATGGTCGGCCTCAAGCGCGTCGAGTTCCGCCTGGCGCCGCTGCCGTTGCTGTTGCAACAAATCGTCATTCCGCGCATCGATCTCAACCAGCCGACCGCCAGCCTCAAGCGCCTGGCCGATGGCCGCGCCAACTGGACCTTCGACTTCGGCCCCAAGGATGAGCAGGCCGAGCCGTCGAAATGGGTGCTGGACATCGGCGCCATCGGCTTTGACAAGGGCCAGGTCAGCCTCGATGACCAGACCCTGAAAACCCGCATGGACATGCTGATCGACCCGCTGGGCAAGCCGATCCCGTTCAGCGACATCGTCGGCAAGGCCTCGGCGCAAAAGGTGGGTGCCGCCCAGGACTACGCCTTCGGCCTCAAGGTCAAGGGGCGCTACAAAGGCCAGGCGCTGGCCGGTACCGGCAAGATCGGCGGCTTGCTGGCCCTGCAGGACGCCTCCCAGCCGTTCCCGCTGCAGGCCGACATGGCCATTGGCGATACCCGCATCGCCGTCGCCGGCACCCTGACCGACCCGCGCAACCTCGGCGCCCTCGACCTGCGCCTGCGTCTGTCGGGAGCGAGCCTGGGCAACCTGTATCCGCTGACCGGCGTGACCCTGCCCGATTCGCCGCCCTATGCCACCGATGGTCATCTCAGCGCCAAGCTGCATGAACCTGGCGGCGCGGTGTTTCGCTATGAAGGCTTCAACGGCAAGATCGGCGACAGTGATATCCATGGCGACCTGGCGTTCGTCGCCAGTCAGCCAAGGCCGAAGCTGACCGGCAAACTGGTGTCCAACCAGTTGCTGTTCAAAGACCTGGCACCGCTGATCGGCGCCGACTCCAATGCGCAGCAGAAAGCCCGTGGCGGTGCCAGCAAGCAACCGGCTGGCAAGGTGTTGCCGGTCGAGGCGTTTCGCACCGAACGCTGGCGGACCATGGACGCTGACGTGACCTTCAGCGGCAAGCGCATCGTGCACAGCGCCGAGCTGCCGTTCACCGATCTTTCCAGCCACTTCGTCCTTGACGACGGTGTGCTGCGCCTGGAGCCACTGCGCTTTGGCATCGCTGGCGGCAAGCTCGACGCCCAGGTGCGCCTCGATGGCCGAAGCGTGCCGCTGCAGGGCAGGGCGCAATTGAGTGCGCGCAACTTCAAGCTCAAGCAGCTGTTCCCGACTTTCGAGCCGATGAAGACCAGCTTCGGCGAACTCAACGGTGACGCCGACCTGAGCGGGCGCGGTAACTCGGTAGCGGCTTTGCTGGCTACCGCCAATGGCGACCTGAAGATGCTGATCAATGACGGTGCGATCAGCCGTGGCTTGATGGAGATCGCCGGGCTTAACGTCGGCAACTATGTGGTCGGCAAGCTGTTTGGCGACAAGGAAGTGAAGATCAACTGCGCGGCGGCCGATTTCGGCATCAAGGACGGCCTGGCCACCACCCGGGTGTTTGTCTTCGATACCGAGAACGCGATCATTTACATCGACGGCACGGCCAACTTTGCCAGCGAGCAGTTGGACCTGAAGATCAACCCCGAGTCCAAGGGTGTGCGCCTGTTCTCGTTACGCTCGCCGCTGTACGTGCGCGGGCCGTTTGCCAAGCCAAGTGCTGGCGTGCAGGCATTGCCGCTGGCGCTGCGTGGCGCCGGGATGGTGGCGTTGGGTGTGGTTGCAGGGCCGGCGGCGGGGTTGCTGGCGCTGATCGCGCCGAGTGGTGATGTGCCGAACCAGTGCACGCCGCTGCTGGAACAGATGAAGGCTGGCAAGGCGCCGCGGGCGGTGAAGGCAGGTTGA
- a CDS encoding TetR family transcriptional regulator, producing the protein MLPRAEQKQQTRHALLDAARHLMESGRGFGSISLREVAKTAGIVPTGFYRHFSDMDQLGLALVNEVGETFRQTIRLVRQNEFELGGITDASVRIFLDVVAANRAQFLFLAREQYGGSQPVRQAIGTLRQGISSDLATDLARMPRWQHLDAAALAVMADLVVKTVFATLPELIDEPSEPAGEPISAQEKITQQLRFIFVGAKHWQGLSTL; encoded by the coding sequence ATGCTGCCGCGCGCCGAACAAAAGCAACAGACCCGCCACGCCCTGCTGGATGCTGCCCGCCACCTGATGGAAAGCGGTCGAGGCTTCGGCAGCATCAGCCTGCGCGAAGTGGCAAAAACCGCAGGCATCGTCCCTACCGGTTTTTACCGGCACTTTTCCGACATGGACCAACTGGGCCTGGCCCTGGTCAACGAAGTCGGCGAAACCTTCCGCCAGACCATCCGCCTGGTGCGCCAGAACGAATTCGAGCTTGGCGGCATTACCGATGCCTCGGTGCGGATCTTTCTCGACGTGGTGGCGGCCAACCGTGCCCAGTTCCTGTTCCTGGCCCGCGAGCAATATGGCGGTTCGCAGCCGGTGCGCCAGGCCATCGGCACCCTGCGCCAGGGCATCAGCTCGGACCTGGCCACCGACCTTGCGCGCATGCCGCGCTGGCAACACCTGGACGCCGCCGCCCTGGCGGTGATGGCCGACCTGGTGGTGAAAACCGTGTTCGCTACCCTGCCAGAACTGATCGACGAACCGAGCGAGCCTGCCGGCGAACCGATCAGCGCCCAGGAGAAAATCACCCAGCAGTTGCGCTTCATCTTCGTCGGTGCCAAGCACTGGCAGGGGCTCAGTACACTGTAG
- a CDS encoding AGE family epimerase/isomerase: protein MPDLRTAQPELPALLAEVQAHFDLRIVPLWQGPGWNADMALPFEALDPQQQPMPVQRYRAMACARQLYLFSSRIEQPGASERAAALFRSLQRHFHDAEHGGWFYSIDAQGKPLDRRKDLYTHAFIVFACAHYWGKVREPLVESTLNAALEVVAVQFARDDGLYEASLGEDWSDLASGPLQNPLMHLAEAFLATLSVRDDEAVEQALQTLAAAMQAHFIDPEHGVMLERPRGAVDNWFEPGHQFEWFYLLESSPLLRGGELHASLSRAFTYAERCGVKDTAVLAMLSADGQVRDATQRIWAQAEYLRALTLRPASAATVLAQLKALQQNFLHADGWYECRDASGKVSRADMPSTTPYHLATCLEGLQRQV from the coding sequence ATGCCCGACCTTCGTACTGCCCAGCCTGAACTGCCCGCCCTGCTCGCCGAGGTCCAGGCACACTTTGACCTGCGCATCGTGCCGCTGTGGCAAGGCCCGGGCTGGAATGCAGACATGGCCCTGCCCTTCGAAGCCCTCGACCCGCAGCAGCAACCCATGCCAGTGCAGCGCTACCGGGCCATGGCCTGCGCGCGCCAGCTGTACCTGTTCAGCAGCCGCATCGAGCAGCCCGGCGCCAGCGAACGCGCCGCCGCGCTGTTCCGCTCGTTGCAGCGCCACTTCCACGATGCCGAGCACGGCGGCTGGTTCTACAGCATCGACGCCCAGGGCAAGCCGCTGGACCGGCGCAAGGACCTCTACACCCACGCCTTCATCGTCTTCGCCTGCGCGCATTACTGGGGCAAGGTACGCGAGCCACTGGTCGAGTCGACCCTCAATGCCGCGCTGGAAGTGGTGGCCGTGCAGTTCGCCCGGGATGACGGCCTGTACGAAGCGAGCCTTGGCGAAGACTGGTCGGACTTGGCCAGCGGCCCGCTGCAGAACCCGCTGATGCACCTGGCCGAAGCCTTCCTCGCCACCTTGTCGGTGCGTGACGATGAAGCCGTCGAGCAAGCGCTGCAAACCCTGGCAGCGGCCATGCAAGCGCACTTCATCGACCCCGAACACGGGGTGATGCTGGAAAGACCGCGCGGGGCTGTGGATAACTGGTTTGAACCGGGACACCAGTTCGAATGGTTCTACTTGCTGGAGTCTTCGCCGCTGCTACGCGGTGGCGAGTTGCACGCCTCGCTCAGTCGCGCGTTCACCTATGCCGAACGCTGCGGGGTGAAAGACACCGCGGTACTGGCCATGCTCAGCGCCGATGGCCAGGTGCGTGACGCGACCCAGCGCATCTGGGCCCAGGCGGAATACCTGCGCGCCCTGACCTTGCGCCCGGCCAGCGCCGCCACGGTGCTGGCCCAGCTCAAGGCGCTGCAGCAGAACTTCCTGCATGCCGATGGCTGGTATGAGTGCCGCGATGCCAGTGGCAAGGTCAGCCGCGCGGACATGCCGTCGACTACGCCTTACCATCTGGCGACTTGCCTGGAAGGGTTGCAGCGTCAGGTCTGA
- a CDS encoding SDR family oxidoreductase, producing the protein MTSTVFITGATSGFGEACARRFAEAGWSLVLTGRRQERLEALCTELSQQTQVHGLVLDVRDRKAMEAAIANLPPAFAKLRGLINNAGLALGADPAPKCDLDDWETMVDTNIKGLMYSTRLLLPRLIAHGRGATILNVGSVAGNYPYPGSHVYGGTKAFVGQFSLSLRCDLQGTGVRVSNIEPGLCESEFSLVRFGGDQARYDATYAGAEAIQPQDIAETIFWIMNQPAHININSLELMPVSQAWAGFSIDRSGKA; encoded by the coding sequence ATGACCTCTACCGTATTCATCACTGGTGCAACTTCCGGCTTCGGCGAAGCCTGTGCCCGTCGTTTTGCTGAAGCCGGCTGGTCGCTGGTGCTGACCGGTCGCCGTCAGGAGCGCCTGGAAGCGCTGTGTACCGAGCTGTCGCAACAAACCCAAGTGCACGGCCTGGTGCTCGATGTGCGTGACCGCAAGGCCATGGAAGCAGCCATCGCCAACCTGCCACCAGCGTTCGCCAAGCTGCGCGGGCTGATCAACAACGCAGGCCTGGCCCTGGGCGCTGACCCGGCGCCCAAGTGCGACCTCGATGACTGGGAAACCATGGTCGACACCAACATCAAGGGCCTGATGTACAGCACCCGCCTGCTGCTGCCACGCCTGATTGCCCATGGCCGTGGCGCGACCATCCTCAACGTCGGCTCGGTGGCCGGTAACTATCCGTATCCGGGTAGCCACGTGTATGGCGGTACCAAGGCGTTCGTCGGGCAGTTCTCGCTGAGCCTGCGCTGCGACCTGCAGGGTACTGGTGTGCGGGTGAGCAATATTGAGCCGGGCCTGTGCGAGAGCGAGTTCTCGCTGGTGCGTTTCGGTGGTGACCAGGCGCGTTACGACGCTACCTATGCCGGTGCCGAAGCGATCCAGCCGCAGGATATTGCCGAGACGATCTTCTGGATCATGAACCAGCCGGCGCACATCAATATCAACAGCCTCGAGCTGATGCCGGTGAGCCAGGCGTGGGCGGGGTTCTCGATCGATCGTTCAGGCAAGGCGTGA
- a CDS encoding ABC transporter ATP-binding protein encodes MSTPILELKEIDVFYGPIQALKKVSLHIDEGETVSLIGSNGAGKSTLLMSIFGQPRAAAGQIIYRGTDITHKSSHYIASNGIAQSPEGRRVFPDMSVEENLMMGTIPIGDKFASEDMQRMFELFPRLKERRNQRAMTMSGGEQQMLAIARALMSRPKLLLLDEPSLGLAPIVVKQIFATLRELAQTGMTIFLVEQNANHALKLSDRAYVMVNGHIRMTGTGQELLVNEEVRNAYLGGH; translated from the coding sequence ATGAGTACACCGATCCTCGAACTGAAAGAGATCGACGTGTTCTACGGGCCGATCCAGGCCCTGAAGAAAGTCTCGCTGCACATTGATGAAGGGGAAACAGTGAGCCTGATCGGCTCCAACGGCGCCGGCAAGTCGACCCTGCTGATGTCGATCTTCGGCCAGCCGCGGGCGGCAGCCGGGCAGATCATCTACCGCGGCACCGACATTACCCACAAGTCGTCGCACTACATCGCCTCCAACGGTATTGCCCAGTCGCCGGAAGGCCGCCGGGTGTTCCCCGACATGTCGGTGGAAGAGAACCTGATGATGGGCACCATCCCCATTGGCGACAAGTTCGCCAGCGAGGACATGCAGCGCATGTTCGAGCTGTTCCCGCGCCTCAAGGAGCGGCGCAACCAGCGCGCCATGACCATGTCCGGCGGTGAGCAGCAAATGCTCGCCATCGCCCGGGCGCTGATGAGCCGGCCCAAGCTGCTGCTGCTCGATGAGCCGTCGCTGGGCCTGGCGCCGATCGTGGTCAAGCAGATCTTCGCCACCTTGCGTGAGCTGGCGCAGACCGGCATGACCATCTTCCTGGTGGAGCAGAACGCCAACCATGCGCTGAAGCTCTCGGACCGCGCCTATGTGATGGTCAACGGACATATCCGCATGACCGGCACCGGCCAGGAACTGCTGGTCAACGAGGAGGTGCGCAACGCTTATCTGGGCGGGCACTGA
- a CDS encoding ABC transporter ATP-binding protein has translation MSDDVILSVENLMMQFGGIKALSDVSLKVRRNQIFALIGPNGAGKTTVFNCLTGFYKASGGKIELNLRGTRTNVIQLLGERFQLGDFVSPKRFINRLHYKMFGGTHLVNRAGLARTFQNIRLFREMSVVENLLVAQHMWVNRNLLAGVLNTKGYRKAESDALDHAFYWLEVVDLVDCANRLAGELSYGQQRRLEIARAMCTRPQIICLDEPAAGLNPQETEALSKMIRVLRDEHDLTVVLIEHDMGMVMSISDHIVVLDHGNVIAEGAPQDIRHNPTVIAAYLGADEEELV, from the coding sequence ATGAGCGATGACGTGATTCTCTCGGTTGAAAACCTGATGATGCAGTTCGGCGGCATCAAGGCGCTCAGCGATGTCAGCCTCAAGGTCAGACGCAACCAGATCTTCGCCCTGATCGGCCCCAACGGTGCGGGCAAGACCACGGTGTTCAACTGCCTGACCGGCTTCTACAAGGCCAGTGGCGGCAAGATCGAACTGAACCTGCGCGGCACCCGCACCAACGTCATCCAGCTGTTGGGCGAACGCTTCCAGCTGGGCGATTTCGTCTCGCCCAAGCGCTTCATCAACCGTCTGCACTACAAGATGTTCGGCGGTACCCACCTGGTCAACCGCGCCGGGCTGGCGCGGACCTTCCAGAACATCCGCCTGTTCCGGGAAATGTCGGTGGTCGAGAACCTGCTGGTGGCCCAGCACATGTGGGTCAACCGCAACCTGCTGGCCGGCGTGCTCAACACCAAGGGCTACCGCAAGGCCGAAAGCGATGCCCTGGACCATGCCTTCTACTGGCTGGAAGTGGTCGACCTGGTCGACTGTGCCAACCGTCTGGCCGGTGAGCTGTCGTACGGGCAGCAACGGCGCTTGGAGATTGCCCGGGCCATGTGTACGCGGCCGCAGATCATCTGCCTCGACGAACCGGCTGCCGGTCTCAACCCGCAGGAAACCGAAGCGTTGAGCAAGATGATCCGTGTGCTGCGCGACGAGCATGACCTGACCGTGGTGCTGATCGAGCACGACATGGGCATGGTCATGAGCATTTCCGACCATATCGTGGTGCTCGACCACGGCAACGTGATCGCCGAAGGCGCGCCACAGGACATCCGTCACAACCCGACGGTGATTGCCGCCTACCTGGGCGCCGATGAAGAGGAACTGGTATGA
- the livM gene encoding high-affinity branched-chain amino acid ABC transporter permease LivM has product MSAAKTTTFDIKRSLIDAILAGLISLIVFGPIVGVVLDGYSFNLEPTRVAWLVAGVMVGRFFLSLFLQTPKGQSILQGFEGSGSGVHVLAPNYKSRLRWIIPALIVIAIVFPFFANKYLLTVVILGLIYVLLGLGLNIVVGLAGLLDLGYVAFYAIGAYGLALGYQYLGLGFWTVLPLAAIAAALAGCILGFPVLRMHGDYLAIVTLGFGEIIRLVLNNWLSFTGGPNGMPVPSPTFMGLEFGRRAKDGGVPFHEFFGIAYNPNVKFLFIYIVLFLVVLAVLYIKHRLTRMPVGRAWEALREDEIACRSMGLNHVLVKLSAFTLGASTAGLAGVFFASYQGFVNPSSFTFFESALILAIVVLGGMGSTVGVVIAAFVLTVAPELLRSFSEYRVLLFGVLMVLMMIWRPRGLIRISRTGVVPRKGVAP; this is encoded by the coding sequence ATGTCTGCTGCCAAAACAACTACATTCGATATCAAGCGCAGCCTGATCGATGCGATTCTCGCCGGGCTGATTTCCCTGATCGTCTTCGGGCCCATCGTCGGCGTGGTGCTCGACGGCTACAGTTTCAACCTCGAACCCACTCGCGTCGCCTGGCTGGTGGCCGGGGTGATGGTCGGGCGTTTTTTCCTCAGCCTGTTCCTGCAGACACCCAAGGGCCAGTCGATCCTCCAGGGCTTCGAGGGCAGCGGCTCCGGCGTGCACGTGCTGGCGCCGAACTACAAATCGCGGCTGCGCTGGATCATCCCGGCTTTGATCGTGATTGCCATCGTTTTCCCGTTCTTCGCCAACAAGTACCTGCTGACCGTGGTCATTCTCGGCCTGATCTACGTGCTGCTGGGCCTGGGCCTGAACATCGTGGTGGGCCTGGCGGGGCTGCTCGACCTGGGTTACGTGGCCTTCTACGCCATCGGCGCCTACGGCCTGGCACTGGGTTACCAGTACCTGGGCCTGGGCTTCTGGACCGTGTTGCCACTGGCGGCGATCGCGGCGGCGCTGGCCGGGTGCATATTGGGTTTCCCGGTGTTGCGGATGCATGGCGACTACCTGGCCATCGTTACCCTGGGTTTTGGTGAAATCATCCGCCTGGTGCTCAACAACTGGTTGTCGTTCACCGGCGGGCCTAACGGTATGCCGGTGCCTTCGCCAACCTTCATGGGCCTGGAGTTCGGCCGCCGGGCCAAGGACGGCGGGGTACCGTTCCACGAGTTCTTCGGCATCGCCTACAACCCCAACGTGAAATTCCTGTTCATCTACATCGTGTTGTTCCTGGTGGTGCTGGCGGTGCTTTATATCAAGCACCGGCTGACCCGCATGCCGGTCGGCCGCGCCTGGGAAGCGCTGCGCGAAGACGAGATCGCCTGCCGCTCCATGGGCCTGAACCATGTGCTGGTGAAACTCTCGGCCTTCACCCTTGGCGCCTCCACTGCCGGCCTTGCCGGGGTGTTCTTCGCCAGCTACCAGGGCTTCGTCAACCCGTCGTCGTTCACTTTCTTCGAGTCGGCGCTGATCCTCGCCATCGTCGTGCTCGGCGGCATGGGCTCGACCGTCGGCGTGGTGATCGCCGCGTTCGTGCTGACGGTGGCGCCGGAACTGCTGCGCAGCTTCTCCGAATACCGGGTGCTGCTGTTCGGCGTGCTGATGGTGTTGATGATGATCTGGAGACCGCGCGGCCTGATTCGCATCAGCCGTACCGGTGTAGTTCCGCGTAAAGGAGTGGCGCCATGA
- a CDS encoding ABC transporter permease subunit, which produces MDGIFLQQLVNGLTLGSVYGLIAIGYTMVYGIIGMINFAHGEVYMISAYLAAISLALLAYFGIESFPLLMLGTLIFTVVVTGVYGWTIERIAYKPLRNSTRLAPLISAIGISLILQNYAQISQGARQQGVPTLLEGAWRLEVGTGFVQLTYTKIFILVAAFVGMAALTYIIKFTKLGRMCRATQQDRKMASILGINTDRVISYVFVIGAVMAALAGVLITMNYGTFDFYAGFIIGIKAFTAAVLGGIGSLPGAMLGGIILGISESLFSGLINSDYKDVFSFSLLVLILIFRPQGLLGRPLVAKV; this is translated from the coding sequence ATGGATGGTATTTTCCTGCAGCAACTGGTCAACGGGCTGACTCTCGGGTCTGTCTATGGCCTGATCGCCATCGGCTACACAATGGTCTATGGCATTATCGGCATGATCAACTTCGCGCACGGCGAGGTGTATATGATTTCCGCGTACCTCGCGGCAATCAGCCTGGCATTGCTGGCGTATTTCGGTATCGAATCCTTCCCCTTGCTGATGCTCGGGACGCTGATCTTCACGGTGGTGGTCACCGGTGTCTACGGCTGGACCATCGAACGCATCGCCTACAAACCCCTGCGTAACTCCACCCGCCTGGCGCCGCTGATCAGTGCCATCGGTATTTCACTGATCCTGCAGAACTACGCGCAGATCAGCCAGGGTGCACGCCAGCAGGGCGTACCGACCCTGCTCGAAGGCGCCTGGCGCCTGGAAGTGGGCACCGGTTTCGTCCAACTGACCTACACCAAGATCTTCATCCTGGTCGCCGCCTTCGTCGGCATGGCTGCGCTCACCTACATCATCAAGTTCACCAAGCTTGGGCGCATGTGCCGGGCCACCCAGCAGGATCGCAAGATGGCCTCGATCCTCGGTATCAACACCGACCGGGTGATCTCCTATGTGTTCGTTATCGGTGCCGTCATGGCGGCCCTGGCCGGCGTACTGATCACCATGAACTACGGCACCTTCGACTTCTATGCAGGCTTCATCATCGGCATCAAGGCCTTCACCGCCGCGGTCCTCGGTGGCATCGGCTCGCTGCCGGGCGCCATGCTCGGCGGGATCATCCTCGGGATTTCCGAGTCGCTGTTCTCCGGGCTGATCAACTCCGACTACAAAGACGTGTTCAGTTTCTCGCTGCTGGTGCTGATTCTGATCTTCCGTCCCCAAGGCCTGCTGGGTCGCCCACTCGTGGCGAAGGTGTAA
- a CDS encoding branched-chain amino acid ABC transporter substrate-binding protein gives MSQTFYKKGFLALAVATALGVSSYVQADIKIGVAGPMTGANAAFGEQYMKGAQAAADKVNAAGGVNGEKIVLVKGDDACEPKQAVAVANRLVDQDKVIGVVGHFCSSNTIPASEVYDEAGVIAITPGSTNPAVTERGLTGMFRMCGRDDQQGIVAGDYIVDVLKGKKVVVLHDKDTYGQGLADATKAQLEKRGVKPVMYEGLTRGEKDFSAVVTKIRGAGADVVYFGGLHPEAGPLVRQLREAGLKDVKFMSDDGIVTDELVSTAGGPQYVDGVYMTFGADPRLLPDSKAVVEDFRKAGTEPEGYTLYAYASVQALAAAFNGAKSNKGEDAAKWLKANPVQTVMGEKKWDSKGDLTVSDYVVYQWDKDGKYHQLEKQK, from the coding sequence ATGTCGCAGACGTTTTACAAGAAAGGCTTTCTGGCCCTCGCCGTAGCTACGGCGCTGGGCGTTTCTTCGTATGTTCAGGCCGACATCAAGATCGGCGTAGCAGGCCCGATGACCGGTGCCAACGCAGCGTTTGGCGAGCAGTACATGAAAGGTGCACAGGCGGCAGCCGACAAGGTCAATGCCGCGGGCGGGGTCAACGGCGAGAAGATCGTGCTGGTCAAGGGTGACGATGCCTGCGAGCCGAAACAGGCCGTGGCCGTGGCCAACCGCCTGGTTGACCAGGACAAGGTCATCGGTGTGGTCGGGCACTTCTGCTCGTCCAACACCATTCCAGCCTCGGAGGTGTATGACGAGGCCGGTGTCATCGCAATCACCCCGGGCTCGACCAACCCGGCAGTTACCGAACGCGGCCTGACCGGCATGTTCCGTATGTGCGGGCGTGACGATCAGCAGGGCATCGTTGCCGGCGACTACATCGTCGACGTGCTCAAAGGCAAGAAGGTCGTGGTGCTGCACGACAAGGACACCTACGGCCAGGGCCTGGCGGATGCCACCAAGGCGCAGCTTGAAAAACGTGGGGTGAAGCCTGTTATGTATGAAGGCCTGACCCGTGGTGAGAAAGACTTCAGTGCCGTGGTCACCAAGATCCGCGGCGCTGGTGCCGACGTCGTCTACTTCGGTGGCCTGCATCCGGAAGCGGGTCCACTGGTGCGACAACTACGTGAGGCGGGTCTGAAAGACGTCAAGTTCATGTCCGATGACGGCATCGTAACCGACGAACTGGTCTCCACCGCTGGTGGCCCACAGTACGTCGATGGCGTGTACATGACCTTCGGCGCCGACCCGCGCCTGCTGCCAGACAGCAAGGCGGTGGTAGAGGACTTCCGCAAGGCCGGTACCGAACCTGAAGGCTACACCCTGTACGCCTACGCCTCGGTCCAGGCCCTGGCTGCAGCGTTCAACGGCGCCAAGTCGAACAAGGGCGAAGACGCTGCCAAGTGGCTCAAGGCCAACCCGGTGCAAACCGTGATGGGCGAGAAGAAGTGGGACAGCAAGGGCGACCTGACGGTCTCCGACTACGTGGTCTACCAGTGGGACAAGGACGGCAAGTATCACCAACTGGAAAAACAAAAATAA
- the pncB gene encoding nicotinate phosphoribosyltransferase has protein sequence MSESAFADRIVQNLLDTDFYKLTMMQAVLHNYPNVDVEWEFRCRNGEDLRPYLAQIREQIEQLCELSLGNGQLGFLEQISFMKPDFLRFLGLFRFNLRYLQLGVENDQLYLRLRGPWLHVILFEVPLLAIISEVRNRHRHPQAKLSDARDQLYRKFDWLKANASSEELAELQVADFGTRRRFSYKVQEEVVRVLKDDFPARFVGTSNVHLARKLDIKPLGTMAHEWIMAHQQLGPRLIDSQIAALDCWVREYRGLLGIALTDCITMDAFLTDFDLYFAKLFDGLRHDSGDPVQWAEKAIAHYRKLGIDPMTKTLVFSDGLNLTKSLEIFRALRGRINVSFGIGTNLTCDLPGVAPMSIVLKMTDCNGQPVAKISDEAAKTQCRDENFVAYLRHVFKVSKE, from the coding sequence ATGAGCGAGAGTGCATTTGCCGATCGCATCGTGCAGAACCTGCTCGACACCGATTTCTACAAGCTGACCATGATGCAGGCCGTGCTGCACAACTACCCCAACGTCGACGTTGAATGGGAGTTCCGCTGCCGCAATGGAGAAGACCTGCGCCCTTATCTGGCGCAGATTCGCGAGCAGATCGAGCAGTTGTGCGAACTGAGCCTGGGTAATGGCCAGTTGGGCTTTCTTGAGCAGATCAGCTTCATGAAGCCGGACTTCTTGCGCTTTCTCGGGCTGTTCCGCTTCAACCTGCGCTACCTGCAACTGGGGGTCGAAAACGATCAACTGTACCTGCGCCTGCGCGGGCCCTGGCTGCATGTGATCCTGTTTGAAGTACCTTTGCTGGCGATCATCAGCGAAGTGCGCAACCGCCATCGCCATCCCCAGGCCAAACTCAGCGATGCCCGCGACCAGCTGTACCGCAAGTTCGACTGGCTCAAGGCCAATGCCAGCAGCGAGGAACTGGCCGAGCTGCAGGTCGCCGACTTCGGCACCCGCCGGCGCTTCTCCTACAAAGTCCAGGAAGAAGTGGTACGGGTGCTCAAGGACGATTTCCCGGCGCGTTTCGTCGGCACCAGCAACGTGCACCTGGCACGGAAACTGGATATCAAGCCGTTGGGAACCATGGCCCATGAATGGATCATGGCCCACCAGCAACTGGGGCCGCGGCTGATCGACAGCCAGATTGCCGCACTCGATTGCTGGGTGCGCGAATACCGCGGGCTGCTCGGCATCGCCCTGACCGATTGCATCACCATGGACGCCTTCCTGACCGATTTCGACCTGTACTTCGCCAAACTGTTCGACGGCCTGCGCCACGACTCGGGCGACCCGGTGCAGTGGGCGGAGAAGGCCATCGCCCACTACCGCAAGCTGGGGATCGATCCGATGACCAAGACCCTGGTGTTCTCCGACGGCCTGAACCTGACCAAGTCACTGGAGATCTTCCGTGCCCTGCGCGGGCGGATCAACGTCAGCTTCGGCATCGGCACCAACCTCACCTGCGACCTGCCCGGGGTGGCGCCGATGAGCATCGTGCTTAAAATGACCGACTGTAACGGCCAGCCCGTCGCCAAGATTTCCGATGAGGCGGCCAAGACCCAATGCCGCGACGAGAACTTCGTCGCCTACCTGCGCCACGTCTTCAAAGTGTCCAAGGAGTAA